Proteins from a single region of Deinococcus malanensis:
- a CDS encoding DUF5639 domain-containing protein: protein MPILELSSGDQTVTVSGDTPLLEVYAALPAGLYPPFPPVELPGGVGGLVVRGGFAQTFFFGAEVLGVTFQSPSGRRVRAGGRTVKNVQGYDLTRPFVGSFGLLGEALEVTLRLRPGRLGRQVVTSGTLEAGLETGARFAWELDGQLYLMHFGHTREVERALASVPGAREVTAALDLTSRFPAGMGVGEGPLRDRRFCWTDGVSRPPVPPLFERLAATL, encoded by the coding sequence ATGCCGATTCTTGAACTGTCTTCGGGGGACCAGACCGTGACGGTCAGCGGTGACACGCCCCTGCTGGAGGTCTATGCGGCACTACCCGCCGGGCTGTATCCGCCCTTCCCGCCGGTGGAACTGCCGGGAGGCGTCGGGGGGCTGGTGGTACGAGGCGGTTTTGCCCAGACCTTTTTCTTTGGAGCAGAGGTCCTGGGTGTGACCTTTCAGTCGCCCAGTGGCCGCAGGGTGCGCGCAGGGGGCCGGACTGTCAAGAACGTTCAGGGGTACGACCTGACCCGGCCCTTTGTTGGCAGCTTTGGCCTGCTGGGGGAAGCGCTGGAAGTCACGCTCCGGTTGCGCCCCGGCCGGCTAGGACGACAGGTGGTGACGTCCGGGACCCTGGAGGCCGGCCTGGAGACGGGGGCCCGCTTCGCCTGGGAACTCGACGGCCAGCTTTACCTGATGCACTTTGGTCACACCCGCGAAGTGGAGCGTGCCCTGGCCTCGGTCCCGGGCGCCCGGGAGGTGACCGCGGCCCTTGACCTGACGTCCCGCTTTCCAGCCGGCATGGGGGTAGGGGAGGGCCCGTTGCGGGACCGCCGCTTCTGCTGGACCGACGGAGTTTCTCGGCCCCCGGTTCCTCCACTGTTCGAGAGGCTGGCTGCCACCCTTTGA
- a CDS encoding SPOR domain-containing protein: MSGPNVAGRRPSPGVARRWPDLMIGVLVLLLLGGFGALLLRDDGPSSTVTASNETESTVTAPAAEAEIPAAPGTEGVTVTPPSEPTEAATLPTQPASAGEESETAPGGASTTEVPAPSASGNSAPAPAAPVATETKPNTDPVAAAPLKPTPVPTEPEKSEVPSATTLPETPAAPVTPPVSLPTDNSAAGTTTITPAAPNAAAPAVPNAVPATEQRTPLRSDYRISLGSFATEQTVRTQTAGVSGLGYTVHPIDLGGQFVAQVGPYADEATARRALADIRRAFPSAVLYPPRGVSLTGETAPAAQTPTPASTTQTPAAQAPAAQAPAVRTPAPVPASRAAAATPAPPLPVPASPEAAPAPPLPVPTTSETASAPAASRPTYLQVGAFDRVESAQTLVEQLRSQGFMPSVNAPEGRKVTVLVGPFSGTALTDAESKLSSAGHDSFRVR, from the coding sequence ATGAGCGGCCCCAACGTGGCCGGACGCCGCCCCTCCCCTGGAGTGGCACGCCGGTGGCCTGATCTGATGATCGGTGTCCTGGTCCTGCTGCTGCTGGGTGGGTTCGGCGCACTGCTGTTGCGTGACGACGGCCCCTCCTCAACGGTTACTGCGTCGAACGAAACAGAATCCACCGTCACTGCCCCGGCTGCCGAAGCCGAGATCCCGGCTGCTCCTGGCACTGAAGGCGTCACGGTCACGCCTCCCAGCGAGCCCACCGAAGCGGCGACACTCCCGACCCAGCCAGCATCTGCCGGGGAGGAGTCTGAGACAGCGCCAGGAGGGGCGTCCACGACTGAAGTGCCAGCCCCCTCGGCCTCAGGCAACTCGGCACCTGCGCCCGCCGCACCCGTGGCCACTGAGACTAAGCCCAACACGGACCCGGTGGCTGCGGCGCCTCTGAAGCCAACACCCGTGCCCACTGAGCCAGAAAAGAGTGAGGTGCCCAGCGCGACCACCTTGCCCGAAACTCCGGCGGCGCCGGTCACGCCCCCTGTGTCCTTACCGACTGACAACAGTGCGGCAGGCACCACCACCATCACTCCAGCCGCGCCGAACGCAGCAGCACCGGCTGTACCGAATGCCGTACCAGCGACGGAGCAGCGTACCCCCCTGCGCAGTGACTACCGCATCAGCCTGGGCAGCTTTGCCACCGAACAGACGGTGCGTACCCAGACGGCCGGCGTCAGCGGACTGGGCTATACCGTGCACCCGATAGATCTGGGCGGCCAGTTCGTGGCCCAGGTCGGCCCCTACGCCGACGAGGCGACCGCTCGCCGGGCCCTCGCTGATATCCGGCGCGCCTTTCCGAGTGCCGTGCTGTATCCGCCGCGCGGCGTCAGCCTGACCGGAGAGACGGCTCCAGCAGCTCAGACCCCTACACCCGCATCCACCACACAGACACCAGCGGCTCAGGCGCCCGCAGCTCAGGCTCCGGCCGTTCGGACGCCCGCTCCCGTACCAGCCAGCAGAGCTGCGGCAGCCACACCGGCCCCTCCTCTGCCAGTGCCCGCCTCTCCCGAGGCCGCTCCGGCTCCTCCTCTGCCGGTACCCACCACATCCGAGACCGCATCGGCCCCGGCAGCCAGCCGCCCCACCTACCTGCAGGTTGGCGCCTTTGACCGGGTCGAGAGCGCCCAGACCCTGGTGGAGCAGCTGCGTAGCCAGGGTTTCATGCCCAGCGTCAACGCACCGGAGGGCCGCAAGGTCACGGTGCTGGTCGGTCCCTTCAGTGGCACGGCCCTGACCGACGCCGAGTCGAAACTCAGCTCTGCTGGTCACGACTCGTTCCGGGTCCGTTGA
- a CDS encoding FAD-binding oxidoreductase, producing the protein MSPEKQGLRPGLSRSRPRSEGNEAHPLGAELTRVLGPRKVLSSLSERLNYRYDAIQFGVTPVCVVLPESTADVVTVVKAARRAGLPIVGRGAASGLSGGAAPMQEAVVVSFTRMTGLQIFPERREAVAQPGVITLKVTEAARPHGLIYPPDPASFRTSTIGGNLGENAGGPLCFKYGVTGDYVRGLEFVDAGGDVYTLDRDAYDLPGLLIGSEGTLGLITSATLRLMPPPTHTRTLLASFAEVGACAEAVSAAIAAGAVPSKLEFMDRACTNAVEDFLHLDLPRDAEAVLLVDTDGDDLDTVQEELALVEAACLDAGGKVRRAATDAESAALWQARRSVSPALGRIRPQRMNEDIVVPRSVLPEVVREIRALGDASGFHLVQFGHIGDGNLHPNILFDPRHESMEAVHDLAHRIALVAIRYGGVLSGEHGIGTMKRDFMNDAVDPVTMGVLRDVKAALDPAGALNPGKLLPEPLPTVFTQEPAHADS; encoded by the coding sequence GTGAGCCCGGAAAAGCAGGGCTTACGGCCGGGCCTCAGCCGGTCGCGTCCCCGTTCGGAAGGGAACGAGGCCCACCCGCTGGGGGCCGAACTGACCCGGGTGCTGGGACCACGCAAGGTCCTGTCCAGCCTCTCGGAGCGCCTGAACTACCGCTACGACGCGATCCAGTTCGGGGTCACGCCGGTTTGTGTGGTGCTGCCAGAAAGCACGGCTGATGTGGTGACTGTCGTGAAGGCCGCCCGGCGCGCGGGGCTGCCCATCGTTGGCCGGGGTGCGGCCAGCGGCCTCAGCGGAGGCGCGGCGCCCATGCAGGAGGCGGTGGTGGTGTCGTTTACCCGCATGACTGGCCTGCAGATCTTTCCGGAGCGGCGCGAAGCGGTGGCCCAGCCCGGCGTTATCACCCTCAAGGTCACCGAGGCGGCACGCCCACATGGCCTGATCTATCCGCCTGATCCGGCCAGCTTCCGCACCAGCACCATCGGGGGCAACCTGGGAGAGAACGCGGGCGGCCCGCTCTGCTTCAAGTACGGCGTCACGGGAGACTACGTGCGTGGCCTGGAATTCGTGGATGCCGGGGGCGACGTGTATACCCTGGACCGGGACGCCTATGACCTGCCGGGCCTGCTGATCGGGTCCGAGGGCACCCTGGGACTGATCACCTCCGCGACCTTGCGCCTGATGCCGCCCCCGACCCACACCCGCACGCTGCTGGCCAGTTTCGCGGAGGTCGGCGCGTGTGCCGAGGCCGTCAGCGCGGCCATTGCCGCAGGGGCGGTGCCCAGCAAACTGGAGTTCATGGACCGCGCCTGCACCAACGCTGTCGAGGACTTCCTGCACCTGGACCTCCCCAGGGACGCCGAGGCGGTGCTGCTGGTGGATACCGACGGCGACGACCTGGACACGGTGCAGGAGGAACTCGCGCTGGTGGAGGCCGCCTGCCTGGACGCTGGTGGAAAGGTCCGCCGCGCCGCCACCGACGCCGAAAGCGCCGCCCTCTGGCAGGCCCGGCGCAGCGTGTCGCCGGCGCTGGGCCGCATCCGTCCGCAGCGCATGAACGAGGACATCGTGGTTCCCCGCAGTGTCCTGCCCGAGGTGGTGCGCGAGATCCGCGCGCTGGGAGACGCAAGCGGCTTTCATCTGGTGCAGTTCGGGCACATCGGGGACGGAAACCTGCATCCCAACATCCTGTTTGACCCCAGGCACGAATCCATGGAGGCCGTGCACGACCTGGCCCACCGTATCGCTCTGGTGGCGATCCGCTACGGTGGGGTGCTGAGCGGTGAGCACGGCATCGGCACCATGAAACGTGACTTCATGAACGACGCGGTAGACCCGGTCACCATGGGCGTCCTGCGGGATGTCAAAGCAGCCCTGGACCCGGCGGGCGCCCTGAACCCCGGCAAGCTGCTACCCGAGCCGCTTCCGACTGTTTTTACCCAGGAGCCCGCGCATGCCGATTCTTGA
- the glcF gene encoding glycolate oxidase subunit GlcF, whose amino-acid sequence MNHDIPVLQIGPQGEVMAHGVDACVHCGFCLPACPTYTLLGDEMDSPRGRIVLMKEVLEGALPLEDAAPHLDRCLGCLGCVSACPSGVPYGELITAFRGWSEPQRQRSPLDRAKRFAILKALPAPKLFSVAARVGQFAKPLGPVLPAALRAPLDLLPESVPPMQPSAALTPAQGPRRGRVAFLVGCAQQALAPNFNSATLRVLARNGIEVVIPEGQGCCGAAALHTGARDEALKLVRANLKAFDPDQYDAILSNAAGCGAGLKEYPAVLHGLPDEAQASAFSARVQDISEYLYSLLRSGDLTPPLPASRPLKVAYHDACHLAHAQGVRMAPRQLLRAIPGVEVVEIPEGDLCCGSAGTYNLEQPELASQLGARKAGHILGTEPDLIVSGNIGCHTQIQSHVRRQGSRIPVMHTVELLDLAYQGEL is encoded by the coding sequence TTGAATCACGACATTCCGGTGCTGCAGATCGGACCGCAGGGCGAGGTGATGGCGCATGGCGTCGACGCCTGCGTGCACTGCGGGTTCTGCCTGCCCGCCTGTCCCACCTACACGCTCCTGGGTGACGAGATGGACAGCCCCCGCGGGCGCATCGTCCTGATGAAGGAGGTGCTTGAAGGCGCCCTTCCGCTGGAGGACGCCGCGCCGCACCTGGACCGCTGTCTGGGCTGCCTGGGTTGTGTCAGCGCCTGCCCCAGCGGAGTCCCCTACGGCGAACTGATCACCGCTTTCCGTGGCTGGAGCGAGCCGCAGCGCCAGCGCTCTCCGCTGGACCGGGCCAAACGCTTCGCCATTCTGAAGGCGCTGCCGGCACCAAAACTGTTCAGCGTGGCCGCCCGGGTGGGGCAGTTTGCCAAGCCGCTGGGGCCTGTGCTGCCAGCAGCCCTGCGCGCACCTCTTGATCTGCTGCCCGAATCGGTACCGCCCATGCAGCCCAGTGCGGCCCTGACTCCTGCGCAGGGGCCTCGCCGGGGCCGGGTGGCGTTTCTGGTGGGCTGCGCACAGCAGGCGCTGGCCCCCAACTTCAACTCGGCGACCCTGCGCGTCTTGGCCCGCAACGGCATCGAGGTGGTGATTCCGGAAGGCCAGGGCTGCTGCGGCGCGGCGGCGCTGCACACCGGCGCACGCGACGAGGCCCTCAAACTGGTCCGTGCCAATCTGAAGGCCTTCGATCCTGACCAGTACGATGCCATCCTGTCCAACGCGGCGGGCTGTGGCGCCGGCCTCAAGGAATATCCGGCGGTGCTGCACGGTCTGCCCGACGAGGCGCAGGCCAGCGCCTTTTCGGCCCGGGTTCAGGACATCAGCGAATACCTCTACAGCCTGTTGCGCAGCGGTGACCTGACCCCGCCGCTGCCTGCCTCGCGCCCGCTGAAGGTCGCCTATCACGATGCCTGCCATCTGGCGCATGCGCAGGGGGTCCGCATGGCGCCCCGTCAGCTGCTGCGGGCCATTCCCGGAGTCGAGGTCGTGGAGATCCCGGAAGGCGACCTGTGCTGCGGTTCGGCCGGAACCTACAACCTGGAGCAGCCGGAACTGGCCTCACAGCTCGGAGCCCGCAAGGCCGGCCACATCCTGGGCACGGAGCCGGACCTGATCGTCAGCGGCAACATCGGCTGCCACACCCAGATCCAGAGTCACGTGCGCCGGCAGGGCAGCCGCATACCGGTCATGCACACGGTCGAACTGCTTGATCTGGCCTACCAGGGCGAACTGTGA
- a CDS encoding tetratricopeptide repeat protein, which translates to MTHPKRTIMLGLLLGLTTPSSAQGLVEVVTTTSIQNTLLQTPTVSPTVPKVPAPAAAPATPADAARPAVAITPLTDAQRTLLAQAQAAFQAGQYPLARSAFERLIAQNYTHPDAHFGLALTLLAQNDDKGAAFEFTQFQALAPGRYEGPYNLGVIATRQGRFEEALRLYTAAQGLMKDQAPPAAQRQVLEALATEQTRRRDYAALTTTLEGVTTLEPGDLNAQFRLAQARTLSGQGTAALPGVYALLQRAPARVDAALLLADIYVTQGLPDRALRELDAAAGRVTNGGDRAQLLLRKSDILAARGDTRGAVLAAQDATREDARNALAFARLGELRALRGDRPGALTAYQGAVRLAPDSAAYRTGLAAVRLSLGQVAQAARDAAQALRLSPDAATLARALYVQGVSAYQQRQYAQARTALQSSLRRAPSADAALWLGLSAYAQKDYAAAASALAESVKLNPTITARQNLASALLATARYPEAEAIARGLVTESPRNAEAWYLLGLAQRSQQRTAESRQSFKSASNLGHSKAREALK; encoded by the coding sequence GTGACGCACCCCAAACGCACAATTATGCTTGGCCTTCTTCTCGGCCTGACGACCCCTTCCAGTGCACAGGGCCTGGTCGAGGTCGTAACGACCACCAGCATTCAGAACACCCTGCTTCAGACCCCCACTGTTTCGCCCACCGTGCCCAAGGTGCCTGCTCCCGCTGCTGCGCCCGCAACTCCGGCCGATGCGGCCCGGCCGGCTGTGGCCATCACTCCCCTGACCGACGCGCAGCGCACTCTGCTGGCCCAGGCTCAGGCAGCCTTTCAGGCTGGGCAGTATCCCCTGGCCCGCAGCGCTTTCGAGCGCCTGATTGCCCAGAACTACACGCATCCTGACGCGCATTTCGGGCTGGCCCTGACCCTGCTGGCCCAGAACGACGACAAGGGGGCCGCGTTCGAGTTCACCCAGTTTCAGGCGCTTGCCCCGGGCCGCTACGAGGGTCCCTACAACCTGGGAGTCATCGCCACCCGCCAGGGCCGCTTTGAAGAAGCCCTGCGTCTGTACACCGCAGCCCAGGGCCTGATGAAAGATCAGGCGCCGCCCGCTGCGCAGCGGCAGGTGCTTGAAGCTCTGGCGACCGAACAGACCCGCCGGCGCGACTACGCCGCCCTGACCACCACACTCGAAGGCGTGACCACGCTGGAGCCCGGTGACCTGAATGCCCAGTTCCGTCTGGCACAGGCGCGGACCCTGAGCGGACAGGGGACAGCTGCGCTGCCCGGCGTCTATGCTCTGCTGCAGCGTGCTCCCGCACGCGTGGACGCGGCCCTGCTGCTGGCTGATATTTACGTCACCCAGGGACTGCCCGACCGCGCCCTGCGGGAACTTGACGCCGCTGCCGGGCGTGTGACCAATGGCGGAGACCGCGCCCAGCTGCTGCTGCGCAAATCCGACATCCTGGCGGCCCGCGGCGACACCCGTGGCGCTGTATTGGCTGCCCAGGACGCTACGCGCGAGGATGCCCGCAATGCGCTGGCATTCGCCCGCCTGGGAGAACTGCGCGCCCTGCGCGGCGACCGGCCCGGAGCGCTGACGGCCTACCAGGGTGCTGTGAGACTTGCTCCAGATAGTGCGGCCTACCGCACGGGACTGGCCGCCGTCCGGCTGTCACTAGGTCAGGTTGCACAGGCAGCCAGGGACGCGGCCCAGGCGCTGCGCCTCTCTCCAGACGCCGCCACGCTGGCCCGCGCACTGTACGTGCAGGGCGTCAGCGCCTACCAGCAACGTCAGTACGCCCAGGCCCGCACCGCCCTGCAAAGCAGCCTGCGGCGTGCGCCCAGTGCCGACGCGGCGCTCTGGCTGGGCCTCAGTGCCTATGCCCAGAAAGACTATGCGGCTGCTGCCAGCGCCCTGGCCGAGAGTGTCAAGCTCAACCCCACCATTACTGCGCGCCAGAATCTCGCCTCTGCCCTGCTGGCCACTGCCCGCTACCCCGAGGCCGAAGCCATCGCACGCGGTCTGGTCACCGAGTCACCTCGCAACGCCGAAGCCTGGTACCTGCTGGGTCTGGCGCAGCGCTCTCAGCAGCGCACTGCTGAATCCAGACAGTCGTTCAAGTCGGCGTCCAATCTGGGCCACTCCAAAGCCCGAGAGGCCCTGAAATGA
- a CDS encoding alpha-hydroxy-acid oxidizing protein, with translation MTKIGSGPGRSRQTQVYVRGLGGERPAVPVAPERLQAAAQARLNAADFAYIAGGAGAERTMRANLAAFERVRLLPRQLSGSRDRDLSVELLGHTLVAPLLLAPIGVLEAAHPEADLAVARAAAAERVPFVFSSQASVPMEDCAAAMGDSPRWFQLYWGTDDEVTRSFVRRAETCGAQAIILTLDTTLLGWRPRDLDLGSLPFLRGRGIAQYLSDPVFRSRLDSPLPAPALQPARTPTLLRAAAELSTRGRKYSLNLSQMRAGAARFTGTYTRPDLGWDDVSHLREWTGLPILLKGILHPDDAREARARGVDGLIVSNHGGRQIDGEVAALDMLPAVVAAAGDLPVLLDSGVRTGSDVAKALALGARAVLIGRPYVYGLALAGEAGVREVIQNVMAELDLTLGLMGVRAARELTSEHVRL, from the coding sequence ATGACAAAGATCGGGTCTGGGCCGGGCAGGTCCCGGCAGACACAGGTGTACGTGCGAGGCCTGGGCGGAGAGCGCCCCGCCGTTCCTGTCGCTCCGGAACGGTTGCAGGCGGCAGCCCAGGCGCGGCTGAATGCCGCAGACTTTGCCTACATTGCCGGGGGCGCCGGGGCTGAACGCACCATGCGGGCCAACCTCGCCGCCTTTGAGCGGGTCCGGTTGCTGCCTCGCCAGCTGAGCGGCAGCCGGGACCGGGACCTGAGTGTGGAGTTGCTGGGACACACGTTGGTTGCCCCGTTGCTGCTGGCGCCCATCGGCGTGCTGGAGGCAGCGCATCCGGAAGCGGATCTGGCCGTGGCGCGGGCAGCAGCGGCCGAACGGGTTCCATTTGTCTTCAGCTCGCAGGCGTCCGTGCCTATGGAGGACTGCGCGGCGGCGATGGGAGACTCGCCCCGCTGGTTTCAGCTGTACTGGGGCACCGACGACGAGGTCACCCGGTCGTTTGTGCGCCGGGCCGAGACCTGCGGGGCGCAGGCCATCATCCTGACGCTCGACACGACCCTGCTGGGCTGGCGCCCCCGCGATCTGGACCTGGGAAGTCTTCCATTTCTGCGCGGGCGCGGCATCGCGCAGTACCTCAGCGACCCTGTCTTCCGCTCCCGGCTGGATTCACCGTTGCCAGCCCCGGCCTTGCAGCCGGCGCGGACGCCTACACTGTTGCGGGCCGCTGCGGAACTGAGCACCAGAGGCCGCAAATACAGCCTGAATCTGAGCCAGATGCGCGCCGGTGCTGCCCGTTTTACCGGCACCTATACCCGCCCGGACCTGGGCTGGGACGATGTCAGCCACCTGCGCGAGTGGACCGGGCTGCCCATCCTTCTGAAAGGCATCCTCCACCCGGACGACGCCCGCGAGGCCCGGGCCCGTGGAGTCGATGGGCTGATCGTCAGCAATCATGGGGGCCGTCAGATCGACGGCGAGGTGGCCGCCCTGGACATGCTGCCGGCCGTGGTGGCAGCAGCGGGCGACCTGCCGGTGCTGCTCGACAGTGGGGTGCGCACCGGTTCTGATGTGGCCAAGGCCCTGGCACTTGGCGCCCGCGCCGTGCTGATCGGACGCCCCTACGTCTACGGGCTGGCCCTGGCAGGAGAAGCCGGCGTGCGCGAGGTGATTCAGAACGTGATGGCCGAACTTGACCTCACGCTAGGTCTCATGGGGGTGCGCGCGGCCCGGGAACTGACCAGCGAACACGTCCGGCTGTAG
- a CDS encoding redox-sensing transcriptional repressor Rex — MADIPTAAISRLVTYLRILEQLEAQDISRTSSTDLAERAGVTAFQVRKDLAYFGRFGTRGMGYTVAILKRELVRVLGLNQTWNVVIIGTGRLGQAIANYPGASDYQFQYVALFDVNPAVIGQQIRGLTVQHMNDLRSFVAVNRVDMGFLAVPPDHAQDAAQGLVDAGVRGILNFAPVVIQPRTLERAGQHELSEEWRNVIVENVDFLAGMKRLAFYILNPHLKDAPNSEDQE, encoded by the coding sequence ATGGCCGACATTCCCACCGCCGCCATCAGTCGCCTCGTCACCTATCTGCGCATTCTCGAACAGCTTGAAGCGCAGGACATCAGCCGCACCAGCAGCACCGACCTGGCCGAACGCGCCGGTGTTACCGCCTTTCAGGTGCGCAAGGACCTGGCCTACTTCGGGCGCTTCGGTACCCGTGGCATGGGATACACGGTCGCCATCCTCAAACGTGAACTGGTTCGAGTCCTGGGGCTCAACCAGACCTGGAACGTCGTGATCATCGGTACCGGGCGTCTCGGTCAGGCCATTGCCAACTACCCGGGTGCCAGTGATTACCAGTTTCAGTATGTGGCTCTTTTCGACGTCAACCCGGCGGTCATCGGCCAGCAGATTCGCGGGTTGACGGTGCAGCACATGAACGATCTCCGCTCTTTTGTGGCCGTCAACCGCGTGGATATGGGCTTTCTGGCCGTGCCTCCCGACCATGCCCAGGACGCAGCGCAGGGTCTGGTGGACGCAGGTGTGCGGGGCATCCTCAACTTTGCCCCCGTTGTCATTCAGCCCCGGACCCTGGAGCGGGCAGGACAACACGAACTCAGCGAGGAATGGCGCAATGTAATTGTCGAAAACGTCGATTTCCTGGCCGGCATGAAACGTCTGGCCTTCTATATCCTCAACCCTCACCTGAAAGACGCCCCCAACTCGGAGGACCAAGAATGA
- the cpdB gene encoding 2',3'-cyclic-nucleotide 2'-phosphodiesterase — MLMGVQKYLALMTALLVGVAGAQTVELRILETTDLHTAALGYDYYQDKPTGEFGLEYTATLIKQAREQKRNTLLFDNGDLIQGNPLGDVAARVAPVQNGQLHPMHQAMRPLRFDGATLGNHEFNYGLDYLDRVLKTSPMPYVNANVLNPDGTNRYTPYVVQRKTVYDTQGRPYILNVGVIGFTPPQIMNWDRAHLEGKVKVMDIMESARKFVPQMKAQGADIIVALAHTGINRGDYVAGQEQAGAELTKVNGIDVVLTGHSHLEFPSATFKDLPGVNLQKGTINGKVVLMPGFWGNNLGVADLKLNFNRATSKWTIADAQGSIRPIWDKAAKKNLVQPDPQVAEAVKQAHERTLTYVRGKVADLTAPINSYWALMQDDPSVQLVSNAQTAYVKAALSTTQYKNLPVLSAAAPFKAGGRAGASYYTDIPTGTLAIKNVADLYVYPNTVQAVLVTGAQIQEWLERSAGQFKQIDPSKKEPQALVDETFPTYNFDVIDGVTYEIDVTQPNRYNSKGEVANPNARRIKNLQYQGKPIDPAAQFVIATNNYRASGGGSFPGLNGKNIVLQAPDETREALVKYFTEQKTINPTADNNWKLTPIPGATLLYVSSPNAQKYLPTGASLLRTRDDGFAEYTIKY, encoded by the coding sequence ATGCTAATGGGCGTGCAAAAATATCTTGCCTTGATGACCGCCCTGCTTGTAGGCGTGGCCGGCGCGCAGACCGTGGAACTGCGTATCCTCGAAACCACCGACCTGCACACCGCTGCGCTTGGGTACGACTACTACCAGGACAAGCCCACTGGTGAATTTGGACTGGAATACACCGCCACCCTGATCAAGCAGGCCCGCGAGCAGAAGCGCAATACCCTGCTGTTCGACAACGGCGACCTGATCCAGGGCAACCCGCTGGGCGACGTGGCGGCCCGCGTGGCCCCGGTCCAGAATGGTCAGCTGCACCCCATGCACCAGGCCATGCGGCCCCTGCGCTTTGATGGCGCGACGCTGGGCAACCACGAGTTCAACTACGGCCTGGACTACCTTGACCGCGTGCTGAAGACCTCGCCGATGCCGTATGTCAACGCCAACGTGCTCAACCCCGACGGCACCAACCGCTACACGCCTTACGTCGTCCAGCGCAAGACCGTGTATGACACCCAGGGCCGCCCGTACATCCTGAACGTCGGTGTGATCGGCTTCACGCCTCCCCAGATCATGAACTGGGACCGTGCCCACCTCGAAGGCAAGGTCAAGGTCATGGACATCATGGAGTCGGCGCGTAAGTTCGTGCCGCAGATGAAGGCACAGGGTGCCGACATCATCGTGGCGCTGGCCCACACCGGTATCAACCGGGGCGACTACGTGGCCGGGCAGGAGCAGGCCGGGGCCGAGCTGACCAAGGTCAACGGCATCGACGTGGTCCTGACCGGCCACAGCCACCTGGAATTCCCCAGCGCCACCTTCAAGGACCTGCCGGGTGTGAACCTCCAGAAGGGCACCATCAACGGCAAGGTCGTGCTGATGCCCGGCTTCTGGGGCAACAATCTGGGTGTGGCCGACCTGAAACTGAACTTCAACCGGGCCACCAGCAAGTGGACCATCGCGGACGCTCAGGGCAGCATCCGTCCCATCTGGGACAAGGCCGCCAAGAAGAACCTGGTTCAGCCTGATCCCCAGGTCGCAGAGGCAGTCAAGCAGGCCCACGAACGGACCCTGACCTATGTGCGCGGCAAGGTGGCCGACCTCACCGCTCCGATCAACTCGTACTGGGCCCTGATGCAGGACGACCCCAGCGTGCAGCTGGTCAGCAACGCCCAGACCGCTTACGTCAAGGCGGCGCTCAGCACCACCCAGTACAAGAACCTGCCGGTGCTGTCTGCCGCGGCGCCATTCAAGGCTGGCGGCCGCGCCGGTGCGAGTTACTACACCGACATCCCCACTGGCACCCTGGCCATCAAGAACGTGGCTGACCTGTATGTGTACCCCAACACGGTTCAGGCCGTGCTGGTTACGGGCGCCCAGATTCAGGAGTGGCTGGAGCGAAGCGCGGGGCAGTTCAAGCAGATCGACCCCAGCAAGAAAGAGCCCCAGGCGCTGGTGGATGAAACCTTCCCCACCTATAACTTCGACGTGATCGATGGTGTGACCTACGAGATCGACGTGACCCAGCCCAACCGCTACAACAGCAAGGGTGAGGTCGCCAACCCCAATGCCCGCCGCATCAAGAACCTGCAGTACCAGGGTAAGCCCATTGACCCGGCTGCACAGTTCGTGATCGCCACCAACAACTACCGGGCCAGCGGCGGCGGCTCCTTCCCCGGACTGAACGGGAAGAATATTGTCCTTCAGGCGCCCGACGAGACCCGCGAGGCGCTGGTCAAGTACTTTACCGAGCAGAAGACCATTAACCCGACGGCCGACAACAACTGGAAGCTCACGCCGATCCCAGGCGCGACGCTCCTCTACGTCAGCAGCCCGAATGCTCAGAAATACCTGCCCACGGGTGCCAGCCTTCTGCGCACGCGTGATGACGGCTTCGCGGAGTACACGATTAAGTACTGA